The following are encoded together in the Bos taurus isolate L1 Dominette 01449 registration number 42190680 breed Hereford chromosome 10, ARS-UCD2.0, whole genome shotgun sequence genome:
- the MYH7 gene encoding myosin-7 isoform X1 — protein MVDAEMAAFGEAAPYLRKSEKERLEAQTRPFDLKKDVFVPDDKEEFVKATILSREGGKVTAETEHGKTVTVKEDQVLQQNPPKFDKIEDMAMLTFLHEPAVLYNLKERYASWMIYTYSGLFCVTINPYKWLPVYNAEVVAAYRGKKRSEAPPHIFSISDNAYQYMLTDRENQSILITGESGAGKTVNTKRVIQYFAVIAAIGDRSKKEQATGKGTLEDQIIQANPALEAFGNAKTVRNDNSSRFGKFIRIHFGATGKLASADIETYLLEKSRVIFQLKAERDYHIFYQILSNKKPELLDMLLITNNPYDYAFISQGETTVASIDDAEELMATDNAFDVLGFTTEEKNSMYKLTGAIMHFGNMKFKLKQREEQAEPDGTEEADKSAYLMGLNSADLLKGLCHPRVKVGNEYVTKGQNVQQVVYAKGALAKAVYERMFNWMVTRINATLETKQPRQYFIGVLDIAGFEIFDFNSFEQLCINFTNEKLQQFFNHHMFVLEQEEYKKEGIEWEFIDFGMDLQACIDLIEKPMGIMSILEEECMFPKATDMTFKAKLFDNHLGKSSNFQKPRNIKGKPEAHFSLIHYAGTVDYNIIGWLQKNKDPLNETVVDLYKKSSLKMLSSLFANYAGFDTPIEKGKGKAKKGSSFQTVSALHRENLNKLMTNLRSTHPHFVRCIIPNETKSPGVIDNPLVMHQLRCNGVLEGIRICRKGFPNRILYGDFRQRYRILNPAAIPEGQFIDSRKGAEKLLGSLDIDHNQYKFGHTKVFFKAGLLGLLEEMRDERLSRIITRIQAQSRGVLSRMEFKKLLERRDSLLIIQWNIRAFMGVKNWPWMKLYFKIKPLLKSAETEKEIALMKEEFGRLKEALEKSEARRKELEEKMVSLLQEKNDLQLQVQAEQDNLADAEERCDQLIKNKIQLEAKVKEMTERLEDEEEMNAELTAKKRKLEDECSELKRDIDDLELTLAKVEKEKHATENKVKNLTEEMAGLDEIIAKLTKEKKALQEAHQQALDDLQAEEDKVNTLTKAKVKLEQHVDDLEGSLEQEKKVRMDLERAKRKLEGDLKLTQESIMDLENDKQQLDERLKKKDFELNALNARIEDEQALGSQLQKKLKELQARIEELEEELEAERTARAKVEKLRSDLSRELEEISERLEEAGGATSVQIEMNKKREAEFQKMRRDLEEATLQHEATAAALRKKHADSVAELSEQIDNLQRVKQKLEKEKSEFKLELDDVTSNMEQIIKAKANLEKMCRTLEDQMNEHRSKAEETQRSVNDLTSQRAKLQTENGELSRQLDEKEALISQLTRGKLTYTQQLEDLKRQLEEEVKAKNALAHALQSARHDCDLLREQYEEETEAKAELQRVLSKANSEVAQWRTKYETDAIQRTEELEEAKKKLAQRLQDAEEAVEAVNAKCSSLEKTKHRLQNEIEDLMVDVERSNAAAAALDKKQRNFDKILAEWKQKYEESQSELESSQKEARSLSTELFKLKNAYEESLEHLETFKRENKNLQEEISDLTEQLGSSGKTIHELEKVRKQLEAEKLELQSALEEAEASLEHEEGKILRAQLEFNQIKAEMERKLAEKDEEMEQAKRNHLRVVDSLQTSLDAETRSRNEALRVKKKMEGDLNEMEIQLSHANRLAAEAQKQVKSLQSLLKDTQIQLDDAVRANDDLKENIAIVERRNNLLQAELEELRAVVEQTERSRKLAEQELIETSERVQLLHSQNTSLINQKKKMEADLSQLQTEVEEAVQECRNAEEKAKKAITDAAMMAEELKKEQDTSAHLERMKKNMEQTIKDLQHRLDEAEQIALKGGKKQLQKLEARVRELENELEAEQKRNAESVKGMRKSERRIKELTYQTEEDRKNLLRLQDLVDKLQLKVKAYKRQAEEAEEQANTNLSKFRKVQHELDEAEERADIAESQVNKLRAKSRDIGTKGLNEE, from the exons ATGGTGGACGCGGAGATGGCCGCGTTTGGGGAGGCCGCCCCCTACCTGCGCAAGTCAGAGAAGGAGCGGCTGGAAGCCCAGACCAGGCCTTTCGACCTCAAGAAGGACGTCTTTGTGCCTGATGACAAAGAGGAGTTTGTCAAGGCCACAATTTTGTCTCGAGAGGGTGGCAAAGTCACCGCCGAGACAGAACATGGCAAG ACAGTGACCGTGAAGGAGGACCAGGTGTTGCAGCAAAACCCACCCAAGTTCGACAAGATCGAGGACATGGCCATGCTGACCTTCCTGCACGAGCCTGCAGTGCTCTACAACCTCAAGGAGCGCTATGCCTCCTGGATGATCTAT ACCTACTCGGGCCTCTTCTGCGTCACCATCAACCCCTACAAGTGGCTGCCGGTGTACAATGCCGAGGTAGTAGCCGCCTACCGGGGCAAGAAGAGGAGTGAGGCGCCGCCCCACATCTTCTCCATCTCCGACAACGCCTACCAGTACATGCTGACAG acagagaaaaccagtccatcctgattAC CGGAGAATCCGGGGCAGGGAAGACGGTCAACACCAAGAGAGTCATCCAATACTTCGCGGTCATTGCCGCCATTGGCGACCGCAGCAAAAAGGAGCAGGCCACAGGCAAG GGCACCCTGGAGGACCAGATCATCCAGGCCAACCCCGCCCTGGAGGCCTTTGGCAACGCCAAGACCGTCAGGAACGACAACTCCTCCCGCTTC GGGAAATTCATTCGAATCCATTTTGGGGCGACCGGAAAGTTGGCGTCTGCAGACATCGAGACCT ACCTTCTGGAAAAATCCAGAGTTATTTTCCAGCTGAAAGCAGAGAGAGATTATCATATTTTCTACCAAATCCTGTCCAACAAAAAGCCTGAGCTGCTGG acatGCTGCTGATCACCAACAACCCCTATGACTATGCATTCATCTCCCAAGGAGAGACCACTGTGGCCTCAATTGATGACGCTGAAGAGCTCATGGCCACTGAT AACGCCTTTGACGTGCTGGGCTTCACTACAGAGGAGAAGAACTCCATGTACAAGCTGACGGGCGCCATCATGCACTTTGGAAACATGAAGTTCAAACTGAAGCAGCGAGAGGAGCAGGCCGAGCCTGACGGCACCGAAG AGGCCGACAAGTCCGCCTACCTCATGGGGCTGAACTCGGCCGACCTGCTCAAGGGGCTGTGCCACCCTCGGGTGAAGGTGGGCAACGAGTACGTCACCAAGGGGCAGAATGTCCAGCAG GTGGTGTATGCCAAAGGGGCGCTGGCCAAGGCTGTATATGAGAGGATGTTCAACTGGATGGTGACACGGATCAACGCCACCCTGGAGACCAAGCAGCCTCGCCAGTACTTCATAGGTGTCCTGGACATTGCCGGCTTCGAGATCTTTGAC TTCAACAGCTTCGAGCAGCTCTGCATCAACTTCACCAATGAGAAGCTGCAGCAGTTCTTCAACCACCACATGTTCGTGCTGGAGCAGGAGGAGTACAAGAAGGAGGGCATCGAGTGGGAGTTCATCGACTTCGGCATGGACCTGCAGGCCTGCATCGATCTCATCGAGAAG CCCATGGGCATCATGTCCATCCTGGAGGAGGAGTGCATGTTCCCCAAGGCCACCGACATGACCTTCAAGGCCAAACTGTTCGACAACCACCTGGGCAAGTCCAGCAACTTCCAGAAGCCACGCAACATCAAGGGGAAGCCGGAAGCCCACTTCTCCCTGATCCACTACGCCGGCACGGTGGACTACAACATCATAGGCTGGCTGCAGAAAAACAAAGACCCGCTCAACGAGACGGTGGTGGACTTGTACAAGAAGTCTTCCCTCAAGATGCTCAGCAGCCTCTTTGCCAACTATGCTGGGTTTGACACAC CTATTGAGAAGGGCAAAGGCAAGGCCAAGAAAGGCTCATCCTTTCAGACTGTGTCAGCTCTGCACAGG GAGAATCTGAACAAGCTGATGACCAACTTGCGCTCCACACACCCCCACTTCGTGCGGTGCATCATCCCCAATGAGACAAAGTCTCCAG GGGTGATAGACAACCCCCTGGTCATGCACCAGCTGCGCTGCAACGGCGTGCTGGAGGGCATCCGCATCTGCAGGAAGGGCTTCCCCAACCGCATCCTCTACGGGGACTTCCGGCAGAG GTATCGAATCCTGAACCCAGCAGCCATCCCCGAGGGCCAGTTCATTGACAGCAGGAAAGGGGCAGAGAAGTTGCTGGGCTCCCTGGACATTGACCACAACCAGTATAAGTTCGGCCACACCAAG GTGTTCTTCAAGGCGGGCCTGCTGGGGCTGCTGGAGGAGATGCGAGATGAAAGGCTGAGCCGCATCATCACCCGCATCCAGGCTCAGTCCCGAGGTGTGCTCTCCAGAATGGAGTTCAAGAAGCTGCTGGAACGTAG AGACTCCCTGCTGATTATCCAGTGGAATATTCGGGCCTTCATGGGGGTCAAGAACTGGCCCTGGATGAAGCTCTATTTCAAGATCAAACCACTGCTGAAGAGcgcagagacagagaaggaaatagctctCATGAAGGAGGAGTTTGGGCGCCTCAAAGAGGCTCTGGAGAAGTCAGAGGCTCGGCgcaaggagctggaggagaagatggtGTCCCTGCTGCAGGAGAAGAACGACCTGCAGCTCCAAGTGCAGGCG GAACAAGATAACCTGGCTGATGCAGAAGAACGCTGTGACCAGCTGATCAAGAACAAGATCCAGCTGGAGGCAAAGGTGAAGGAGATGACTGAGAGGTTGGAGGACGAGGAGGAGATGAACGCTGAGCTCACTGccaagaagcgcaagctggaagaTGAGTGCTCTGAGCTCAAGAGGGACATTGATGACCTGGAGCTGACACTGGCCAAGGTGGAGAAGGAGAAGCACGCAACAGAGAACAAG GTGAAGAACCTGACAGAGGAGATGGCTGGGCTGGATGAGATCATTGCCAAGCTGACCAAGGAGAAGAAAGCTCTGCAAGAGGCCCACCAGCAGGCCCTGGATGACCTTCAGGCTGAGGAGGACAAGGTCAACACCCTGACCAAGGCCAAGGTCAAGCTGGAACAGCATGTGGACGAT CTGGAGGGATCCctggagcaggagaagaaggtgagaATGGACCTGGAGCGAGCCAAGCGGAAGCTGGAGGGTGACCTGAAGCTGACCCAGGAGAGCATCATGGACCTGGAGAACGACAAGCAGCAGCTGGATGAGCGGCTCAAAAA GAAGGACTTTGAACTGAATGCCCTCAATGCGAGAATTGAAGATGAGCAGGCCCTGGGCAGTCAGCTGCAGAAGAAGCTCAAGGAGCTTCAG GCACGTAtagaggagctggaggaggagctggaggctgAGCGCACCGCCCGGGCCAAGGTGGAGAAGCTGCGCTCAGACCTGTCCCGAGAGCTGGAGGAGATCAGCGAGCGGCTGGAGGAGGCCGGCGGGGCCACGTCCGTGCAGATCGAGATGAACAAGAAGCGCGAGGCTGAGTTCCAGAAGATGAGGCGGGACCTGGAGGAGGCCACGCTGCAGCACGAGGCCACGGCAGCCGCCCTGCGCAAGAAGCACGCCGACAGCGTGGCTGAGCTGAGCGAGCAGATCGACAACCTGCAGCGcgtgaagcagaagctggagaaggagaagagCGAGTTCAAGCTGGAGCTGGACGACGTCACGTCCAACATGGAGCAGATCATCAAGGCCAAG GCTAACCTGGAGAAGATGTGCCGGACCCTAGAGGACCAAATGAATGAGCACCGAAGCAAGGCTGAGGAGACCCAGCGTTCTGTCAATGACCTCACAAGCCAACGGGCCAAGCTGCAGACCGAGAACG GTGAGCTGTCCCGGCAGCTGGATGAGAAGGAGGCGCTGATCTCCCAGCTGACCCGAGGCAAGCTCACCTATACCCAGCAACTGGAGGACCTCAAGAGGCAGCTGGAAGAGGAGGTTAAG GCGAAGAATGCCCTGGCCCACGCACTGCAGTCGGCCCGGCATGACTGTGACCTGCTGCGGGAGCAGTAcgaggaggagactgaggccaaGGCCGAGCTACAGCGCGTCCTGTCCAAGGCCAACTCAGAGGTGGCCCAGTGGAGGACCAAGTACGAGACGGATGCCATCCAGAGGacggaggagctggaggaggccaA GAAGAAGCTGGCCCAGCGGCTGCAGGACGCCGAGGAGGCCGTCGAGGCCGTCAACGCCAAGTGCTCCTCGCTGGAGAAGACCAAGCACCGCCTGCAGAACGAGATTGAGGACCTGATGGTGGACGTGGAGCGCTCCAATGCGGCCGCCGCCGCCCTGGACAAGAAGCAGAGGAACTTCGACAAG ATCCTGGCCGAGTGGAAGCAAAAGTACGAGGAGTCGCAGTCGGAGCTGGAGTCCTCGCAGAAGGAGGCGCGCTCCCTCAGCACCGAGCTCTTCAAGCTCAAGAACGCCTACGAGGAGTCCCTGGAGCATCTGGAGACCTTCAAGCGCGAGAACAAGAATCTGCAGG AGGAGAtctcagacctgactgagcagctGGGCTCCAGTGGCAAGACCATCCACGAGCTGGAGAAGGTCCGCAAGCAGCTGGAGGCCGAGAAGCTGGAGCTGCAGTCGGCCCTGGAGGAGGCCGAG gcctccctggaaCATGAGGAGGGCAAGATCCTCCGGGCCCAGCTGGAGTTCAACCAGATCAAGGCAGAGATGGAGCGGAAGCTGGCAGAGAAGGACGAGGAGATGGAGCAGGCCAAGCGCAACCACCTGCGGGTGGTGGACTCGCTGCAGACCTCCCTGGACGCGGAGACGCGCAGCCGCAACGAGGCCCTGCGGGTGAAGAAGAAGATGGAGGGTGACCTCAACGAGATGGAAATCCAGCTCAGCCATGCCAACCGCTTGGCCGCCGAGGCCCAGAAGCAAGTCAAGAGCCTCCAGAGCTTACTGAAG GACACCCAGATCCAGCTGGACGACGCTGTCCGTGCCAACGACGACCTGAAGGAGAACATCGCCATCGTGGAGCGGCGTAACAACCTGCTGCAGGCCGAGCTGGAGGAGCTGCGGGCCGTGGTGGAGCAGACAGAGCGGTCCCGGAAGCTGGCGGAGCAGGAGCTGATCGAGACCAGCGAGCGGGTGCAGCTGCTGCACTCCCAG AACACCAGCCTCATCAACCAGAAGAAGAAGATGGAGGCAGACCTGTCCCAGCTTCAGACTGAAGTGGAGGAGGCGGTGCAGGAGTGCAGGAATGCCGAGGAGAAGGCCAAGAAGGCCATCACGGAT GCCGCCATGATGGCGGAGGAGCTGAAGAAGGAGCAGGACACCAGTGCGCACCTGGAGCGCATGAAGAAGAACATGGAGCAGACCATCAAGGACCTGCAGCACCGGCTGGACGAGGCGGAGCAGATCGCCCTCAAGGGCGGCAAGAAGCAGCTGCAGAAGCTGGAGGCCCGGGTGCGGGAGCTGGAGAATGAGCTGGAGGCTGAGCAGAAGCGCAATGCGGAGTCGGTCAAGGGCATGAGGAAGAGCGAGCGGCGCATCAAGGAGCTCACGTACCAG ACTGAGGAAGACAGGAAGAACCTGCTGCGGCTGCAGGACCTGGTGGACAAGCTGCAGCTGAAGGTCAAGGCCTACAAGCGCCAGGCTGAGGAGGCG GAGGAACAGGCCAACACCAACCTGTCCAAGTTCCGCAAGGTGCAGCACGAGCTGGACGAGGCAGAGGAACGGGCGGACATCGCTGAATCCCAGGTCAACAAGCTGCGGGCCAAGAGCCGTGACATCGGCACCAAG GGCTTGAATGAGGAGTAG